In Desulfovibrio sp., the genomic window CGCACTCGTCCTGCATCACCAGCCACTGGCAGGTCGCATGATCAAACAGGCTTTGTCAGACAGCAAACAACAGCGGGCGGTCAACCACAAAAAATGCCACATGCCTCCCCAAATATGGAGGCATGTGGCAACAATTGTCAATTGAACCAGCCGGGTGCGAATTCTTCGCGTGGGTCTTCGGGATCTTTGGGGGCACTTTGCCCAAGCGGGCCAGTGTTGATGGACATTTCAGGCAGCATATTGCCAGTGAGGGCCGACAATCTGTACGCACCCACAAGAATGTTCCCACGGGCGGTTTCGGCCTGAGTTGCGGAGTTGTACAGTTCGCTTTCAGTATCAAGAACGTCCAGGATACTGCGCTTGCCAATCTGGAACTGTTCCCGATAGGCGGTGCGGGTGTACTTGTTGTACTCAATGGCTTTTGAATAGTGATTGTACTGTTCCTGGGCGGCCTGATAGTTGACCCATGTGCTTTCAACATCAAGCTTGAGGTCATCCATGAAGTTGTACATCACCTGACGAGTCTGGCGCATGCGGGCAGATGCAGCGCGGCGTTCGGCAAGGTCGGCCCCGCTGTTGAAGATGTTCCAGCGCACAACGCCCATAACGTCAAAACTGTAAACCCAACGGTCGCTGGCGCCACCGAGGTTGGTATAATTGGGCCCTGCCTCAAGATTAAGAGTGGGCGAAAAAGCAGCATCAGCCAGCTCGCGTGATGCACGCGAAGCGCGGATGTCCTGCAGGTAGGCAGCAAGCTTGGGATTGCTTTTCTTGGCCTGCTCCATAACCGCCTGCGTTGCCGCAAAAAGCTGGGGAGGCATGCTCACGGTCTGCAAACGGCTGGCAGCGGGCAAACCGGTAAGACGCGCATAGGTTTCTTCAGCCACCAGCAGGGCGGCCTTGGCCTCAGAAAGGCTGGAATACGCACGCTGCAGGCGCGACTGTGCCTGCGTTACGTCGGCAGCAGTATCAGCACCGAGGCTCGCGCGATCCTGGGCTTGCGCCACCAGCCCCTTGTGTTGGGCCACGTTTTCTTCAGAAAGTTCATAAATCTTTCTACGGCGCAAAAGATCGATGTGCGCAATAATTGCGTCCAGCGAGAGCGACGTAGCAGTGTCAAACACACGATATTGTTGAGATTCAAGAGTAGACTTGGCATTACGCACACGCGAGCGGGTGGCAAAGCCATCCCAAATGGGTTGCACAAGCTGGGCACTGTAGCCAATCTTGCCCCACATCTGCTTGTCCAGATTCTGGTTGCGGGTGCTGGAATCGCTCAGCACGCTGCCGCCAGCCTGCCCGGTAACGTCCACCCGGGGGCCAAAGCCAGCCTGGGCTCGCCGCACTTCATGAGACAAGACTTCGCGGTTTTCGATCATTCCGCGAAGGTTGTGGTGAGTACGCAATACGCCATAAATAGTGTCTTCGATCGAGAGCGCCTTCCCCGGAGCCGGGGGAGGAGGATAACTGTTTTCAGCAGCCACTGCCGATGAAGCCAAAAACAAAAAAGTCCCCACTGCAATAATAAAATGTTTCACAGTTAACTCCTCAGCTTGAAAAATGCACCGTTACACATTTCCCAGCTTGTCGGCACATCGACCATTATGGACCACATCATACGAATGGCAGTGTCCCTTCCCCATCCATATAACGACATGCCTTGTCATACTTGATAACCGTTTACCAAATATCCTGCAAGATGTTTGGTCGCAATTGCCTTCCCAAAATACTGAAAGCAACTACTGTTCCGCGCAGATTGCCATTAGCAGATATTTTTTTCGGGACATCCGATATTCCCCTCTAGAAAAACCTATTTGCAAATTCCAGGCCATATAAGCAGGAATTTTTCGCCGAAATAATGACGTCACTGCGACAAAAAAGCGCCAGATCTGCCAAGATCTGGCGCTTGATGCCACAGGGGCCAAATATTCGTCAGCCCCCATAAAACACAGGGGCAAACAGACTAGAACGAGTAGTTGAGTTCGGCAAAATACGCCTTGGGGTGGGCACAGGCCGGACACATTTCGGGGGCGTGGTCGCCCTCTGCCAGACAGCCGCAGTTAAGGCAGCGCCACACGGTGGGCTTGGTGCGCACAAACATGCGCCCTTCCTTGATATCGCTGGCAAGCGCAAGAAAACGCTTTTCGTGGTAGGCCTCGGCAATGGCGATATTGCGCATGACGGCGGCAACTTCCGCATAGCCTTCTTTGTCCGCGATGGCGGCATATTCGGGATACATGACGGTGTGCTCGTGGTTTTCACCACTGGCAGCGGCGATCAGGTTGGCTTCGCTGCCAGCGATCACGCCAGCGGGAAAAGCCGCGGTGATTTCCACATCGCCGCCTTCAAGAAACTTGAACAGGCGTTTGGCGTGTTCTTTTTCCTGCAAGGCGGTTTCAAGAAAAATTTCTTGCACCAGCACAAAACCGTCGTTCTTGGCGCGTCCGGCAAAGTAGTCGTAACGGTTGCGGGCCTGCGATTCACCAGCAAAGGCGGTAAGAATATTTTTTTCGGTCTGGGAACCTTTCAGTGACTTCATAGCGACTTCTCCTTGGAATGAGGGTGGCCGTGCGTTTTCTCACGCACAAAAAAAGAAGGGCATTACGTTGCACGCTCAATCTCCACCCACATTAATTAGGAATTATTCCTATGTCAAGAAGAAGTCTTCATCGCTTCAGCAAGCTGCTCCTCAAGCGAAGCAATCTGTGACTCAAGCGACTGTATCTTGCTTTCTACGGCTGCTTCATTACCGCTACCAGCGTGAGAGGCAACACTGTTGAGC contains:
- a CDS encoding TolC family protein is translated as MIENREVLSHEVRRAQAGFGPRVDVTGQAGGSVLSDSSTRNQNLDKQMWGKIGYSAQLVQPIWDGFATRSRVRNAKSTLESQQYRVFDTATSLSLDAIIAHIDLLRRRKIYELSEENVAQHKGLVAQAQDRASLGADTAADVTQAQSRLQRAYSSLSEAKAALLVAEETYARLTGLPAASRLQTVSMPPQLFAATQAVMEQAKKSNPKLAAYLQDIRASRASRELADAAFSPTLNLEAGPNYTNLGGASDRWVYSFDVMGVVRWNIFNSGADLAERRAASARMRQTRQVMYNFMDDLKLDVESTWVNYQAAQEQYNHYSKAIEYNKYTRTAYREQFQIGKRSILDVLDTESELYNSATQAETARGNILVGAYRLSALTGNMLPEMSINTGPLGQSAPKDPEDPREEFAPGWFN
- the rbr gene encoding rubrerythrin, which translates into the protein MKSLKGSQTEKNILTAFAGESQARNRYDYFAGRAKNDGFVLVQEIFLETALQEKEHAKRLFKFLEGGDVEITAAFPAGVIAGSEANLIAAASGENHEHTVMYPEYAAIADKEGYAEVAAVMRNIAIAEAYHEKRFLALASDIKEGRMFVRTKPTVWRCLNCGCLAEGDHAPEMCPACAHPKAYFAELNYSF